A single region of the Burkholderiales bacterium genome encodes:
- a CDS encoding DUF4118 domain-containing protein, with amino-acid sequence MSAAVVETYNSASAAQSPRAPLHYAAAALICAVTTALAFPLAQLFDPPNIVMLFLLAVVVIAVWLGRGPAIMSAFLSVALFDFFFVPPTFSFTVHDVQYVFTFAVMLVVALVIGYLTASVKEQAQDAYAREKRTAALYGMARELAGTTTAAQAAAVVRRFIADAVGASAAVFLRGADGKVHPVEVAGANVLSKFDAPLVDLALSSGGPVEVDFNAYLPLVASARVQGVLAVAYELAQAPYMPQHRDLLAAVAALAAIVAERIVAENAQASREILE; translated from the coding sequence ATGTCCGCAGCAGTCGTAGAGACATACAACTCGGCATCCGCCGCGCAATCGCCGCGCGCGCCGTTGCATTACGCTGCCGCGGCGCTGATCTGTGCGGTGACGACGGCGCTCGCGTTTCCGCTCGCGCAACTGTTCGATCCGCCCAACATCGTCATGCTGTTCCTGCTGGCGGTCGTGGTGATCGCCGTGTGGCTCGGTCGCGGGCCCGCGATCATGTCGGCGTTCCTGTCGGTGGCGCTGTTCGATTTCTTCTTCGTGCCGCCGACGTTCTCGTTCACCGTCCACGACGTGCAGTACGTATTCACGTTCGCCGTGATGCTCGTCGTTGCACTCGTCATCGGGTATCTCACGGCGAGCGTCAAGGAGCAGGCGCAGGACGCTTACGCAAGGGAGAAGCGCACCGCGGCGCTCTACGGGATGGCGCGCGAGCTCGCCGGAACGACGACTGCGGCGCAGGCGGCTGCCGTCGTGCGGCGCTTCATCGCCGATGCGGTTGGCGCCAGCGCAGCGGTGTTCCTGCGAGGGGCGGACGGCAAAGTTCACCCCGTGGAGGTCGCCGGCGCGAACGTCCTTTCGAAGTTCGATGCACCGCTCGTCGACCTCGCGTTGAGCAGCGGCGGACCCGTCGAGGTGGATTTCAACGCGTACCTGCCGCTCGTGGCCTCGGCACGGGTTCAGGGCGTGCTTGCAGTGGCTTACGAACTTGCTCAGGCGCCGTACATGCCGCAGCATCGCGATCTGCTCGCCGCGGTCGCGGCGCTCGCGGCGATCGTCGCCGAAAGGATCGTTGCGGAAAACGCGCAGGCTTCCCGTGAAATCCTCGAATAA
- a CDS encoding potassium ABC transporter ATPase, producing the protein MDLLYIGLIVLFFAVSAAVIAGCEKLRRPQ; encoded by the coding sequence ATGGACCTGCTCTACATTGGCTTGATCGTTCTCTTTTTTGCAGTCAGCGCGGCCGTCATAGCCGGCTGCGAGAAGCTGAGGAGGCCGCAATGA
- a CDS encoding potassium-transporting ATPase subunit F, which produces MSWVYILSGIAAAAIFVYLFIALFFPEKF; this is translated from the coding sequence ATGAGCTGGGTCTATATCCTCTCCGGCATCGCCGCCGCCGCGATCTTCGTCTATCTGTTCATCGCGCTCTTTTTCCCGGAGAAGTTCTGA
- the kdpA gene encoding potassium-transporting ATPase subunit KdpA — protein MNGYFQLAFYVAVLIALAKPLGAYMAGVYDGSSRALRYGGVIERLIYRACGVDPASEMAWTRYAAAVLWFSLLGTLAVYLLQRFQAQLPFNPQNVGAVSPDSSFNTATSFATNTNWQGYGGESTMSYLTQMLALTVQNFASAAAGMAVLVALIRGFVRQNASTVGNFWVDLTRGTLYILLPLSIVLALALVSQGVVQTLSPSHTVPLVESVEYDHPKLDAAGQPLKDDKGTPVTEKATQKEQVIAVGPAASQIAIKQLGTNGGGFFNVNSAHPLENPTPLSNFLELLAILLIPAALCYTFGRMVGDTRQGWALLAAMTVVFVVLLGVCVGAEQSASNMEGKETRFGIVNSALWATATTAASNGSVNAMHDSYTPLGGLVPMWLMQLGEVIFGGVGSGLYGMLMFAIVAVFVAGLMIGRTPEYLGKKIEAYEIKMSAVVVLIPLVMVLGGTALAVSLDVGRAGVANPGAHAFSEILYAFSSAGNNNGSAFAGLSANTPFYNTALGFAMLLSRFWLMIPVLAIAGSLAAKKKVPPSVGTLPTHTPLFVVFLIGVVVIIGALTFFPALALGPIVEHITAPR, from the coding sequence ATCAACGGCTACTTCCAGCTCGCGTTCTATGTCGCCGTCCTGATCGCACTCGCCAAGCCGCTGGGGGCCTACATGGCGGGCGTATATGACGGCAGCTCCAGAGCGCTGCGATACGGCGGTGTGATCGAGCGCCTGATCTACCGTGCGTGCGGTGTCGATCCCGCGAGCGAGATGGCGTGGACACGCTACGCCGCGGCAGTGCTGTGGTTCAGCTTACTCGGCACGCTCGCGGTCTATCTGCTGCAGCGCTTTCAGGCGCAACTGCCGTTCAATCCACAGAACGTGGGTGCGGTCTCGCCGGATTCTTCGTTCAACACCGCGACCAGCTTCGCGACGAACACCAACTGGCAGGGCTACGGCGGCGAGTCGACCATGAGCTATCTGACCCAGATGCTCGCCCTGACCGTGCAGAACTTCGCTTCGGCGGCCGCAGGTATGGCGGTGCTCGTAGCGCTCATCCGCGGCTTCGTGCGCCAGAACGCATCCACGGTCGGCAACTTCTGGGTCGACCTCACGCGCGGCACGCTCTACATCCTGCTGCCCCTGTCGATCGTCCTTGCGCTCGCACTCGTTAGCCAGGGTGTCGTGCAGACGCTCTCGCCGTCTCACACCGTGCCGCTCGTCGAGTCGGTCGAGTACGACCACCCGAAGCTCGACGCCGCGGGCCAGCCGCTGAAGGACGACAAAGGCACCCCCGTCACCGAAAAAGCGACCCAGAAGGAACAGGTCATCGCGGTGGGTCCGGCCGCTTCGCAGATCGCGATCAAGCAGCTCGGCACCAACGGCGGCGGCTTCTTCAACGTGAACTCGGCGCACCCGCTGGAAAATCCCACGCCGCTCTCGAACTTCCTGGAGCTGCTGGCGATCCTGCTGATACCCGCGGCGCTCTGCTACACGTTCGGCCGCATGGTCGGCGACACGCGCCAGGGATGGGCGCTGCTCGCCGCGATGACGGTTGTCTTCGTCGTGCTGCTGGGCGTCTGCGTCGGCGCCGAACAGTCCGCGAGCAACATGGAAGGCAAGGAAACGCGCTTCGGCATCGTCAACTCGGCCCTTTGGGCGACCGCCACCACCGCAGCATCGAATGGCTCGGTCAACGCGATGCACGATTCGTACACGCCGCTGGGCGGGCTGGTCCCGATGTGGCTCATGCAGCTCGGCGAGGTCATCTTCGGCGGCGTGGGCTCGGGACTCTACGGCATGCTGATGTTCGCGATCGTCGCGGTGTTCGTGGCGGGTCTCATGATCGGCCGCACGCCCGAGTACCTCGGCAAGAAGATCGAGGCCTACGAGATCAAGATGTCCGCGGTGGTGGTGCTGATTCCGCTGGTGATGGTGCTTGGCGGGACTGCGCTCGCCGTCTCTCTCGATGTCGGCCGCGCCGGCGTCGCGAATCCGGGCGCGCATGCGTTCTCCGAGATCCTGTACGCCTTCTCCTCCGCGGGGAACAACAACGGCAGCGCTTTCGCGGGTCTTTCGGCGAACACGCCGTTTTACAACACCGCGCTGGGCTTCGCGATGCTGCTCTCGCGTTTCTGGCTGATGATCCCGGTCCTGGCGATCGCCGGGTCGCTCGCCGCCAAGAAGAAGGTCCCGCCGAGCGTCGGCACGCTGCCCACCCACACGCCGCTATTCGTGGTCTTCCTGATCGGCGTCGTCGTCATCATCGGCGCGCTCACGTTCTTCCCGGCCCTCGCGCTCGGCCCGATCGTCGAGCACATCACCGCTCCGCGGTGA